The Teredinibacter sp. KSP-S5-2 genome includes a window with the following:
- a CDS encoding ABC transporter ATP-binding protein, with the protein MTAISCKHLCKTFRQGEETITGLDHVDLIIESGDFVCLSGPSGSGKTTLLNAMGGLDKPDSGEITVGSQRVDLLNKSQLAEMRLHHIGFVFQAYNLIPVLSARENVEFVMQVQGIGAQSRRDRALAILEEVGLKGMEERRPSQLSGGQQQRVAVARAIVSEPTLVLADEPTANLDSKTAEQLMSLFVELNKNRGITFVIATHDTRVMSYCKRIIKMVDGKIVSNQTQDQSHVK; encoded by the coding sequence ATGACCGCAATTAGCTGCAAGCATTTATGTAAAACCTTTCGCCAGGGGGAAGAAACGATTACCGGCCTGGATCATGTCGATTTGATTATCGAGTCTGGAGATTTTGTTTGTCTGTCCGGGCCATCCGGTTCGGGTAAAACAACCTTGCTCAATGCGATGGGGGGGCTGGATAAACCTGACAGTGGAGAGATTACGGTTGGTTCTCAACGTGTTGATCTACTGAATAAATCCCAGTTGGCGGAAATGCGTCTGCATCATATTGGTTTTGTCTTCCAGGCGTATAACCTTATTCCGGTACTCAGTGCGAGAGAAAATGTGGAGTTTGTTATGCAGGTTCAAGGCATCGGTGCTCAATCCCGGCGTGACAGAGCCTTGGCTATTTTGGAGGAGGTTGGATTAAAAGGAATGGAAGAGCGACGACCTTCTCAGCTTTCCGGTGGTCAACAACAACGAGTGGCTGTTGCGCGGGCAATTGTCAGTGAGCCGACTTTGGTACTTGCCGATGAACCCACCGCGAATCTGGATTCTAAAACCGCGGAACAGCTTATGTCTTTATTTGTGGAATTAAATAAAAACCGAGGGATTACCTTTGTAATTGCCACCCATGACACCCGCGTGATGTCCTACTGTAAACGTATAATTAAAATGGTTGACGGTAAGATTGTCAGCAATCAAACACAAGATCAGTCTCACGTAAAATAA
- a CDS encoding gamma-glutamylcyclotransferase family protein, producing the protein MAMNNEFLFVYGTLKNKYRSNLTNVIAHCAKYIGEGYMHGRLYEVDGYPGMIPSSAKDDRVVGEIYAVDFPDTLFRILDQYEQCSSEYPEPHEYVRKRLPVYKDTIFFVEAWVYLYNWDVSSLHRLGNSSY; encoded by the coding sequence ATGGCCATGAACAATGAGTTTCTTTTCGTTTACGGTACATTAAAAAATAAATACCGTTCTAATTTAACCAATGTTATTGCACATTGTGCCAAATATATTGGTGAGGGTTATATGCATGGTCGTCTTTATGAGGTGGATGGTTATCCCGGTATGATTCCATCTTCAGCAAAAGACGATAGAGTGGTTGGTGAGATTTATGCAGTGGATTTCCCTGACACGCTGTTTCGGATTTTGGATCAGTATGAGCAATGCTCATCGGAATACCCGGAGCCTCACGAGTATGTTCGAAAACGTCTTCCGGTCTATAAAGATACCATCTTTTTCGTTGAAGCCTGGGTGTACCTGTACAACTGGGATGTGTCATCTCTGCATCGGTTGGGGAATAGTAGTTATTAA
- a CDS encoding carbohydrate-binding protein has protein sequence MLDKIMSVRKYALLSIVALFSLPAHSQFYNLQIRCGPYLAGETRDNLDYVYYYGKYYLNQGGTADLLSHPLENPSLWVVNDTIPYGCENAPQGMSTQSVDRAKKVIPNCGSSKVDWNAYFFIVRTPDISGGGYTLYVDDWGQNNADSCEENAGAPVDGIVTSCPAWVANKAWLPGDVVRHQTNLYVARQFHEDTAPPAEGVFWKQVMESEVSCSPGREPILPSRSNCPMWVNGSAVNQGDIFLFRGTRYQALVAGNMSPSQAPENWNVTNATCFSDIQCPTTDPNAASYPVWSSSNIYYAGDVVSHNELVWSAKWWTQNNEPSVGEGAWTLVSDVELPWDSLAVYLAGEEVNHLDRRYRARWWTRGNEPGVSDAWEDVGAAACPSATQ, from the coding sequence ATGCTAGATAAAATTATGTCTGTAAGAAAGTATGCTCTTCTAAGCATTGTTGCTTTGTTTTCTTTACCTGCACATTCCCAATTCTACAATCTTCAAATACGGTGTGGGCCATATCTTGCTGGTGAAACACGAGATAACTTGGATTATGTTTACTACTATGGGAAGTATTATCTAAATCAAGGTGGAACCGCCGACTTACTGAGTCATCCACTTGAAAATCCATCATTATGGGTTGTTAATGATACGATACCGTATGGATGTGAGAATGCTCCTCAAGGTATGTCCACACAGTCAGTCGATAGAGCAAAAAAAGTAATTCCAAATTGTGGTAGCAGTAAGGTTGATTGGAATGCTTACTTCTTTATAGTGAGAACTCCCGACATATCGGGAGGTGGGTATACTCTTTATGTTGACGACTGGGGGCAAAACAACGCTGATTCATGCGAAGAAAATGCAGGTGCACCAGTTGATGGTATCGTAACGTCATGCCCTGCATGGGTCGCAAATAAGGCTTGGTTACCGGGAGATGTTGTGCGCCATCAAACCAATTTATATGTTGCAAGACAGTTTCATGAAGATACCGCTCCTCCTGCAGAAGGTGTTTTCTGGAAGCAGGTAATGGAAAGTGAGGTCAGTTGTTCTCCAGGGCGAGAGCCTATATTACCGAGCCGTAGCAACTGCCCCATGTGGGTTAATGGGAGCGCAGTTAACCAAGGAGACATTTTCTTGTTCAGAGGTACTCGGTACCAGGCTCTTGTTGCCGGAAATATGAGCCCCTCGCAAGCTCCTGAAAATTGGAACGTGACGAATGCGACATGTTTTTCGGATATTCAATGTCCTACAACAGATCCAAATGCCGCAAGTTATCCAGTATGGAGTTCGAGTAATATTTACTATGCAGGTGATGTTGTGAGCCACAATGAACTTGTGTGGAGCGCAAAATGGTGGACCCAGAATAACGAGCCATCGGTTGGTGAAGGTGCCTGGACCTTGGTAAGCGATGTGGAACTTCCATGGGATAGTTTGGCTGTCTATTTAGCTGGAGAGGAAGTAAATCATTTAGATAGACGTTATCGAGCGCGTTGGTGGACTCGTGGAAATGAGCCTGGTGTGAGTGACGCGTGGGAGGATGTTGGAGCTGCTGCTTGTCCTTCGGCTACGCAGTAA
- a CDS encoding ABC transporter permease, whose amino-acid sequence MKMVSLSLLKTTFTLAWRNLWRNYRRTIIMLAAISLGVWAMIFMTALMRGMVDEMVLNGIRSLPGQVQIHHPGYRDDPTVVHRLPPPSQSLLNSLNGEHVKAWSTRVRVPAVLSSERDTRGVVAIGIEPNVEWEQKFFNETLVQGRFLQGNDDRGLVIGKKLAEQLETRLGKRVVLMSQDPDNNVVDKGFRIVGIYSARLPATEERLIYAGKTTLQTLLNINDDISEIVVEGNNDYRDTLILQKELAEAAGEDVETLAWQQLDSYLSSMIDMMDGFVLVWMVVVFLALSFGLVNTLVMAIFERVREIGLMLALGMKPGHILLQILLESLLLLSLGLLIGNVTAYLAIKPLESGIDISIVADGMAMMGAGSMLYPALKLNDVLLANGVVIILGLLTSLLPAWRASHLNPIRALTKT is encoded by the coding sequence ATGAAAATGGTTTCTCTTTCATTACTGAAGACAACATTTACCCTGGCGTGGCGGAATCTCTGGCGTAACTATAGGCGCACCATCATTATGTTGGCTGCGATCAGCCTGGGTGTTTGGGCCATGATTTTTATGACGGCATTAATGCGCGGCATGGTTGATGAAATGGTTCTGAATGGAATTCGTTCTTTACCTGGACAAGTACAGATACATCACCCCGGTTATCGCGATGATCCCACCGTGGTACATCGTTTGCCTCCACCATCACAGTCTTTATTAAATTCATTAAATGGAGAACATGTCAAAGCGTGGAGTACGCGCGTCCGTGTGCCTGCTGTGCTATCCAGTGAACGAGATACTCGAGGTGTGGTGGCGATTGGTATCGAGCCCAATGTTGAATGGGAGCAAAAGTTTTTTAACGAGACATTGGTGCAAGGGCGTTTTTTACAAGGAAACGATGACCGCGGGTTGGTGATTGGCAAAAAACTCGCGGAACAACTGGAAACCCGTTTGGGTAAACGGGTTGTACTCATGAGCCAGGACCCGGATAACAATGTAGTGGATAAAGGCTTTCGCATTGTTGGAATTTATAGTGCAAGGTTACCGGCCACGGAAGAACGGTTGATTTACGCGGGTAAAACAACGCTGCAAACATTGTTGAATATTAATGATGATATTTCTGAAATCGTTGTTGAAGGAAATAATGATTATCGTGATACCTTGATATTGCAGAAGGAGTTGGCGGAGGCGGCGGGAGAAGATGTTGAAACACTGGCATGGCAACAACTCGATTCTTATTTGTCTAGTATGATCGACATGATGGACGGCTTTGTTTTGGTATGGATGGTGGTGGTCTTTTTAGCATTGTCTTTCGGGTTGGTGAACACTCTGGTGATGGCGATATTCGAACGAGTCAGAGAAATTGGATTAATGCTGGCTCTGGGGATGAAGCCCGGACATATTCTGCTACAAATTTTACTTGAGTCGCTGTTACTTCTCAGCCTGGGATTATTAATTGGCAATGTGACCGCATACCTTGCGATTAAACCATTGGAATCCGGTATTGATATTTCTATTGTTGCCGACGGAATGGCAATGATGGGGGCGGGCAGTATGCTTTATCCCGCGTTGAAATTGAATGATGTGTTATTAGCGAACGGAGTGGTGATTATATTGGGGTTGTTAACCAGTTTATTACCTGCCTGGCGGGCTTCCCATCTCAACCCAATTCGCGCATTAACCAAAACGTGA
- a CDS encoding electron transport complex subunit E — protein sequence MADYQEITKNGLWKNNPAIVQLLGLCPLLAVTGSVVNALGLGLATMLVLIGSNISVSLIRNAVSDAVRLPAFVMIIASFTTCTELLMRAYTFELYQILGIFIPLIVTNCSILGRADAFASKNPLLPSIADGFMMGLGFTLVLVVVGSIREVIGAGTLFDNMHLLFGDVARSWKLNLFGADYKGFLVAILPPGAFLVVGALIAVKNVIDSEMKRREEAKKPAAVKGSKRVRTTGTIA from the coding sequence ATGGCGGATTATCAAGAAATTACCAAAAACGGCTTATGGAAAAATAACCCGGCAATCGTCCAGCTGTTAGGGTTATGTCCACTGTTAGCGGTGACCGGCTCAGTGGTTAACGCGCTCGGATTGGGTTTGGCGACCATGCTGGTATTAATTGGTTCCAATATCTCGGTTTCATTAATTCGCAACGCAGTAAGCGACGCGGTACGTCTACCAGCCTTCGTCATGATCATCGCTTCGTTCACGACCTGTACCGAATTACTGATGCGGGCCTATACCTTCGAGCTGTATCAAATTCTGGGCATATTCATTCCTTTGATCGTGACCAACTGCTCTATTCTCGGCCGGGCTGACGCTTTTGCCAGTAAAAACCCTTTACTGCCCTCCATTGCAGACGGTTTCATGATGGGGTTGGGGTTCACCTTGGTTTTAGTGGTGGTTGGTTCAATACGGGAGGTGATTGGTGCAGGTACGTTGTTTGACAACATGCATCTTCTGTTTGGGGATGTTGCTCGAAGCTGGAAACTGAATTTATTTGGTGCCGACTATAAAGGCTTCCTAGTGGCGATATTACCACCTGGGGCGTTTTTGGTTGTCGGTGCTCTGATCGCGGTAAAAAATGTTATCGACTCAGAAATGAAGCGTCGGGAAGAAGCGAAAAAACCTGCAGCAGTGAAAGGCAGCAAGCGAGTACGCACTACCGGAACAATCGCCTAA
- a CDS encoding outer membrane lipoprotein-sorting protein, with translation MKPITFKNWFCILFSLLCLLVLSASSLASNLEAPREIIRKAMNHWRGISSYSEVTMVIHRPDWERKMSMRAWTQGDKHSLVRVVEPRKDAGNGTLLKGTNMWTYSPKINQIIKVPSSMMAQSWMGSDFSNKDISKTTDIIDQYEHTLLRTEQQDQHTVYVIESVPHEDAAIVWGKEILFVRDDNVLLEQQFWDQDNQLVKTMKALKLEEMGGRVVASVLRMSQVEDKGEWTEMQTHKVEFDQLLGKGVFTLSNLRNPRQ, from the coding sequence ATGAAACCCATTACATTCAAAAACTGGTTTTGTATTTTATTTTCGCTGCTTTGTCTTCTTGTTCTAAGTGCCAGTAGTCTGGCGAGCAACCTGGAAGCACCTCGGGAAATTATCCGCAAAGCGATGAATCATTGGCGAGGAATCTCCTCATATTCTGAAGTCACTATGGTGATCCATCGACCGGATTGGGAGCGCAAAATGTCGATGCGCGCCTGGACTCAAGGGGATAAGCATTCGCTGGTGCGTGTGGTTGAACCACGTAAGGATGCTGGTAACGGTACCCTGCTAAAAGGGACGAATATGTGGACCTATTCACCGAAGATAAATCAAATTATTAAAGTTCCTTCTTCGATGATGGCACAAAGCTGGATGGGCAGTGACTTTTCTAATAAAGATATCAGTAAAACCACAGATATTATTGATCAATACGAACACACCTTGCTGCGAACCGAACAGCAGGATCAACACACTGTTTATGTCATTGAATCCGTACCCCATGAAGATGCGGCAATAGTTTGGGGAAAGGAAATTCTATTTGTTCGGGACGATAACGTGCTACTTGAGCAGCAATTTTGGGATCAAGATAATCAGTTAGTAAAAACCATGAAAGCGCTCAAATTGGAAGAGATGGGTGGGCGTGTTGTCGCCTCGGTGTTGCGTATGAGTCAGGTGGAAGATAAGGGTGAATGGACAGAGATGCAAACCCACAAAGTGGAGTTTGATCAGTTGCTTGGCAAAGGTGTGTTTACCCTATCTAATTTGAGGAATCCCCGTCAGTGA
- a CDS encoding DUF418 domain-containing protein — protein sequence MNSRILGLDVSRAFAVFGMVLVNYQLVMGADEGSAWLLKLVHSIEGRAVALFIVLAGVGVSLKIQALTLHHDHNLVRNYQRQLIKRAMLLFVFGVVFSFVWPADILRFYGMYFFIASVIAVYSSRALISLGVLSILAFVLGVMLFDYEAGWDFSTLTYQDFWTLHGATRYLLFNGFHPVFPWVAFFIAGMWLARQNLLNSYSRIRLMIKSLFFWLAIESLSRLLVGWVTKSGLDPTGEWISLCLTKPMPPSPLYVFAATAFAIFFICAIISLIKSIEHWVGVKLLAKTGQLSLSLYILHVMIGMAVIEGLGLMDGQSIEVAVSAALIYCVFAVIFSCCWLTFFRGGPFETLFNRLIRWELPFNKKYSVAKSQKTATIQR from the coding sequence GTGAACAGTCGTATTCTGGGGTTGGATGTATCCAGAGCGTTTGCTGTGTTTGGCATGGTGCTGGTTAATTACCAACTGGTTATGGGTGCCGATGAAGGTAGTGCTTGGTTACTGAAATTGGTACACAGTATTGAAGGCAGAGCGGTAGCGCTTTTTATCGTACTTGCTGGTGTTGGTGTGTCTTTAAAAATTCAGGCACTTACTCTTCATCACGATCATAATTTAGTACGCAATTATCAGCGACAGCTAATAAAACGCGCTATGTTGTTATTTGTATTCGGTGTTGTGTTTTCCTTTGTCTGGCCTGCGGATATTTTACGCTTTTATGGAATGTATTTTTTCATCGCCAGTGTCATTGCCGTTTATTCCAGTCGAGCGTTAATTAGTCTTGGAGTACTTTCTATTTTGGCATTTGTTTTGGGAGTGATGTTGTTTGACTATGAAGCAGGCTGGGATTTTTCAACATTAACCTATCAAGACTTCTGGACCTTACATGGCGCAACACGATATTTGCTGTTTAACGGTTTTCATCCTGTATTCCCCTGGGTTGCTTTCTTTATTGCGGGAATGTGGTTGGCCAGACAAAATTTATTGAACAGCTATTCAAGAATACGCTTGATGATTAAATCGCTTTTCTTTTGGCTGGCAATTGAAAGCTTGTCCCGTCTACTTGTTGGATGGGTAACGAAATCAGGCCTTGATCCTACTGGTGAGTGGATATCACTATGTTTGACGAAACCGATGCCGCCATCTCCCTTATATGTATTTGCTGCCACAGCGTTTGCGATTTTCTTTATCTGTGCAATTATTTCATTGATTAAATCTATTGAACATTGGGTGGGGGTGAAACTACTTGCAAAAACCGGGCAGCTATCACTGTCTCTTTACATATTGCATGTCATGATTGGTATGGCCGTTATTGAAGGGTTGGGCCTGATGGATGGCCAGTCCATTGAAGTTGCAGTAAGCGCAGCACTTATTTATTGCGTTTTTGCCGTCATTTTTTCTTGCTGTTGGTTAACGTTTTTTCGTGGTGGCCCTTTCGAAACATTATTTAATCGCTTGATACGTTGGGAACTGCCGTTTAATAAAAAATATTCCGTTGCGAAATCACAGAAAACTGCCACGATTCAGCGTTAA
- the rsxD gene encoding electron transport complex subunit RsxD, with protein sequence MAFIKPSSPHTSRPGTTGHVMRLVLLATLPGILALTLYFGWGTVSNIVFASLFAIAFEAGCLKLRNRIILFYLKDYSALVTAFLLGIALPPYSAWWLIAVGMFFAIVIAKHLYGGLGYNPFNPAMIGYVVLLISFPVEMTQWAQPTTLLADGISTPSILDAFSYALSGTPINSIDGLTAATPLDIIKQNNSELLVDVYTNSSMFAAGQWAGAGWEWVNIAFLLSGVYLLYKKVFTWHAPVSMLLALAVMSLLFYDGGSSSSPGSPLFHLLSGATMFGAFFIITDPVSSAVSTKGRIIYGAAIGILVFIIRAWGNYPDAMAFSVLLMNFAAPFIDYYTLPRTYGHAKANRGTQKSE encoded by the coding sequence ATGGCATTTATAAAACCAAGTTCACCACACACATCCAGACCAGGCACCACCGGCCATGTGATGCGCTTGGTGTTACTTGCCACTCTTCCCGGTATTCTGGCACTTACCCTCTACTTCGGTTGGGGAACCGTCAGCAATATCGTTTTCGCCAGCTTGTTCGCTATTGCCTTTGAAGCAGGCTGCCTGAAGCTTCGCAACAGAATTATTCTGTTTTACCTGAAAGACTACAGCGCGCTGGTAACAGCATTTCTACTGGGTATTGCACTGCCACCCTACTCGGCATGGTGGTTGATTGCTGTGGGAATGTTTTTCGCCATAGTCATCGCCAAGCATTTATATGGCGGCCTCGGTTATAACCCATTTAACCCCGCCATGATTGGTTATGTGGTTTTGCTTATTTCCTTCCCTGTTGAAATGACACAGTGGGCACAACCCACCACATTGTTGGCAGACGGCATTTCCACCCCATCTATTCTTGATGCGTTTTCCTATGCCCTGAGTGGTACACCAATAAATAGCATTGACGGGTTAACTGCAGCAACACCGCTGGACATTATCAAACAGAATAACAGCGAGCTGTTGGTTGATGTCTATACCAACTCCTCTATGTTCGCCGCTGGGCAGTGGGCCGGTGCAGGTTGGGAATGGGTCAACATTGCATTTTTATTAAGCGGTGTTTACCTGCTGTATAAGAAAGTGTTCACCTGGCACGCTCCAGTTTCCATGTTATTGGCTCTGGCTGTAATGTCCCTACTCTTTTACGACGGTGGCAGTTCATCCAGTCCAGGTTCACCATTGTTTCACTTGTTATCCGGCGCAACCATGTTCGGTGCCTTTTTTATTATTACCGATCCAGTTTCTTCCGCCGTCAGTACTAAGGGAAGAATTATTTATGGTGCTGCCATTGGTATATTAGTGTTTATTATTCGCGCCTGGGGTAACTACCCGGATGCCATGGCCTTTTCCGTGCTACTAATGAACTTCGCGGCGCCCTTTATTGATTATTACACTCTTCCACGAACATACGGCCATGCCAAAGCCAATCGCGGAACGCAAAAGAGCGAATAA
- a CDS encoding pyrimidine/purine nucleoside phosphorylase produces the protein MAQFENVTVTKAANIYFDGKVTSRKIEFANGEIKTLGIMMPGEYTFGTEAAELMEIQSGSVSILLKGETKWQEIKGGESFNVEANSSFDIKVNEVTDYCCSYL, from the coding sequence ATGGCACAATTTGAAAACGTGACTGTTACCAAAGCAGCAAACATCTATTTCGACGGCAAGGTTACCAGCCGTAAAATCGAATTCGCAAACGGCGAAATTAAAACTTTGGGTATTATGATGCCCGGCGAGTACACATTTGGCACAGAAGCCGCAGAACTCATGGAAATCCAAAGCGGTTCCGTCAGCATTTTGCTAAAAGGCGAAACAAAATGGCAAGAAATTAAAGGTGGTGAAAGCTTTAATGTGGAAGCAAATTCGTCTTTCGATATTAAAGTGAACGAAGTGACCGACTACTGCTGTTCTTATTTATAA
- a CDS encoding endonuclease/exonuclease/phosphatase family protein, which yields MNRFIQAFPFGSLLIFGVVATFLVSVATLFDGSHRYLELLVHFKLQYFLVSLFLLSWALLKKSKLLAVLMVCCVLVNGWFVMPWYITGAVAQEVGVKQSVRLLHSNVLSQNQNHEQLLALVESEKPQVIIVQEVTDNWVAALKTLSSNYPYSYEVPRMDNFGIALYSQYPIVQVQRENWGYMGLPSINATLNIAGQNVTLLSTHPLPPTTKDYFDSRNAQLNDMVTDIKQIEGPLLVVGDFNITMWSRYYRPLEENTGLRNVRRGMGILPTWSTKLPLAQIPIDHCLVSDHFEVQKARLGPNIGSDHLPLIVDLFIDRS from the coding sequence ATGAATCGTTTTATCCAGGCATTTCCTTTTGGTTCTCTCCTTATCTTTGGGGTGGTGGCAACATTTTTAGTGAGTGTGGCTACGCTATTTGATGGTTCTCACCGTTATCTCGAATTGTTGGTTCACTTTAAATTACAGTACTTCCTTGTATCTCTATTTTTATTAAGTTGGGCACTCCTGAAAAAGTCCAAACTACTGGCCGTGTTAATGGTGTGTTGTGTGTTGGTTAACGGTTGGTTTGTTATGCCGTGGTACATTACCGGGGCGGTAGCGCAGGAGGTGGGAGTAAAACAGTCTGTGCGATTACTCCACAGTAATGTGCTGTCTCAAAACCAGAACCATGAACAGTTACTGGCGTTGGTAGAAAGCGAAAAGCCACAGGTGATTATTGTTCAAGAGGTTACTGATAACTGGGTCGCTGCACTGAAAACGCTATCGAGCAATTATCCCTATAGTTACGAAGTGCCACGTATGGACAATTTTGGTATTGCGCTGTATAGCCAATATCCGATAGTGCAAGTGCAAAGGGAAAATTGGGGGTATATGGGGCTTCCCAGTATCAATGCCACCTTAAATATCGCAGGACAAAATGTGACGTTACTCAGTACTCATCCGCTCCCGCCAACCACAAAAGACTATTTCGATTCCCGTAATGCCCAACTTAACGACATGGTGACGGACATAAAACAGATTGAGGGGCCGTTGTTGGTGGTAGGAGATTTTAATATCACCATGTGGTCGAGATATTATCGACCACTAGAAGAAAACACTGGCTTAAGAAACGTGCGTCGAGGCATGGGTATTCTACCTACCTGGTCGACCAAGTTGCCTTTGGCACAAATTCCAATTGACCATTGTTTGGTGTCCGATCACTTTGAAGTACAAAAAGCTCGTTTGGGGCCAAACATTGGCTCGGATCACCTGCCGCTTATTGTTGATTTATTTATTGATCGCAGTTGA
- the rsxG gene encoding electron transport complex subunit RsxG, translating into MFLKTISKNSLILGAFALVTAGLLAFTYKGTAPKIAEEERRAAQKALLEIVPHDRHDNDMLEDVHVLTEAQQKLFHLPADAKINLAKLNGQTVAVIVPAIAPDGYSGDIKIIAGVNIDGSLAGVRVLSHKETPGLGDKVDLAKSDWLLGFNGKNLNNPKLEFWKVKKDGGEFDQFTGATITPRAVVRQVKDILQFVQENREQLFGKLPTEAKQ; encoded by the coding sequence GTGTTTTTAAAAACGATCAGTAAAAACAGTTTAATACTTGGTGCCTTCGCGCTGGTAACCGCCGGCTTGTTGGCTTTTACCTACAAGGGCACCGCGCCTAAGATTGCGGAAGAAGAAAGACGCGCAGCACAAAAAGCCTTATTGGAAATCGTACCGCACGACAGGCACGATAACGATATGCTTGAAGATGTACATGTACTGACAGAAGCGCAACAAAAACTTTTCCATTTACCTGCGGACGCCAAGATCAATCTGGCCAAACTTAACGGCCAAACCGTTGCGGTCATCGTGCCCGCAATTGCGCCAGATGGTTATAGCGGTGATATAAAAATTATTGCTGGAGTAAATATTGATGGTTCTCTCGCTGGTGTGAGAGTGCTTTCTCACAAGGAAACACCCGGACTCGGTGATAAAGTTGATTTGGCCAAAAGTGATTGGCTATTGGGTTTTAATGGTAAGAACCTAAACAATCCAAAACTGGAATTCTGGAAAGTGAAAAAAGACGGCGGTGAGTTCGACCAATTCACCGGTGCCACCATCACTCCCCGTGCAGTAGTACGACAAGTAAAAGACATTTTGCAATTTGTTCAAGAAAATCGCGAACAACTATTTGGCAAGCTGCCAACAGAGGCTAAGCAATAA
- a CDS encoding ABC transporter permease — MNITLRLAWRNLWRNRRRTWLTVGAMIFSNVLLIFMISLQLGSYQLMIDNTLRTFSGHLQIQHPDFLDDPKLRFIIPDIEQLAEQVREALHSDQVAARSMAFVLASSEQRSYGIQVTGVQPEFEPRVSSIPGLVVQGRYLNGGTNEIVVGDVLAKNLKVSIGESITVLGSGVDGSFAAGVLTVVGIFDSGMIDIDRSMAQISLKDFQAMFSMNTDGNTITILANGLDEVQSLNVKLEQLISQQENTFSTVPKVRDWQALVPGLKQAIQADFASAWFMYAVLIILVSFSVLNTQLMSVLERTREFGTMMALGVRPARLCRLVFTETFLMSVLGLSIGVGLGFLLTLYLNHVGFMYPGVEEMAERFNFPSKIFPSVSLLAIGMGPSAVFVGSLLAALYPGLRLFFLQPIEAMRAN, encoded by the coding sequence GTGAATATTACGTTACGTTTAGCTTGGCGAAATCTTTGGCGAAACCGTCGCCGAACCTGGCTAACTGTCGGGGCAATGATTTTTTCCAATGTTCTACTGATCTTTATGATTTCGCTGCAACTGGGCAGTTATCAATTGATGATTGATAATACCTTGCGTACTTTTTCCGGACATTTGCAAATACAACACCCCGATTTTTTAGATGATCCAAAATTACGTTTCATTATTCCTGATATTGAGCAACTAGCTGAACAAGTCCGGGAAGCATTGCATTCAGATCAGGTGGCTGCACGTAGTATGGCATTTGTCCTGGCGTCCAGTGAACAGCGTTCCTACGGTATTCAAGTTACCGGTGTGCAACCGGAGTTCGAACCAAGAGTGTCTTCCATTCCGGGTTTGGTGGTTCAGGGGCGTTATCTGAATGGAGGCACTAATGAAATCGTTGTCGGCGATGTGTTGGCGAAAAATCTCAAAGTAAGCATTGGCGAATCCATCACGGTATTGGGTAGTGGTGTTGATGGTTCGTTTGCCGCTGGTGTGTTGACTGTTGTCGGTATTTTTGATTCTGGCATGATCGACATTGACCGATCAATGGCCCAGATATCGCTGAAAGATTTTCAAGCGATGTTTTCCATGAACACTGATGGAAACACCATTACCATATTGGCCAATGGCCTGGATGAGGTGCAAAGCCTCAATGTGAAACTGGAGCAACTAATTTCACAACAGGAGAATACTTTTTCCACCGTTCCAAAAGTGCGAGATTGGCAGGCCTTGGTGCCGGGGTTGAAGCAAGCCATTCAGGCCGATTTTGCCAGTGCCTGGTTTATGTATGCTGTGCTTATTATCCTGGTTTCTTTTAGTGTACTGAATACGCAGTTAATGTCGGTGTTAGAGCGTACTCGGGAGTTCGGCACCATGATGGCACTTGGTGTAAGGCCTGCAAGATTATGTCGGTTGGTGTTTACGGAAACTTTTTTGATGTCAGTGTTGGGGTTATCTATTGGTGTCGGGTTAGGTTTTTTGCTGACATTGTATTTAAATCACGTTGGCTTTATGTACCCGGGCGTTGAAGAAATGGCCGAGCGATTTAACTTCCCCAGTAAAATATTCCCATCTGTTTCGCTTTTAGCCATTGGCATGGGGCCGAGTGCGGTATTTGTTGGTAGTCTTCTCGCAGCCTTGTACCCTGGTTTACGGCTGTTTTTTCTACAACCGATAGAAGCCATGAGGGCCAATTAA